The Blastocatellia bacterium genome contains the following window.
CAAATGGACGGTTGATCCTTTTGGCGGTGTGATCAAGGACGGCTACGTTTACGGTCGGGGCGCGATTGACGACAAAGGGATGCTCAGCGCCTGCATCGAGGTCTTTCTGCTTTTGCACCGGCGGAAGATTCCTCTGGATCGGGATGTGATTCTGCTGGCCGAGGCCGGAGAAGAAGGAACGACCAGTGTGGGCATTGATTTTATGGTCGAGAAGCACTGGGAGAAGATCGCCGCCGAGTATGCCCTGAACGAGGGCGGGTGGATCTACGAGCGAGACGGGGCTGTGCTGTATGTGGGCGTCTCGACGACGGAGAAGGTTCCTCGACGAATTCGCCTGATCGCGCGAGGGACAAGCGGCCATGGCTCGATGCCTCGTCTGGACAATGCCATTACTCACCTGGCGGCTGCCGTTGCGAAAATCGGTCAGTGGCAGCCGCCCATGCGGTTGAACGAGACCACGCGCTTGTTTTTTGAACGGCTGGCCATGATCAGTCCGCCCGCCGAAGCGACGCTCTATCGCGCCTTGCTCGATCCGGCTCGCCGTGCCGAGGCCGAAGCGACGATTCAACGAACGAGCATTCTCTACAACTCGATGCTGCGAACCTCGATCACGCCCACGATCATTCGCGGGGGATTTCGCAGCAATGTCATCCCGGCGGAAGCCGAAGCGACGCTCGATGTGCGCGCTCTGCCCGATGAGGACATCACGGCACTGGTCGCCACGCTGCGACAGCTCATCAACGATCCTGCCGTTGAGGTGATCCCGCCGCCGGATCGCGGACGTCCGGTCGCGCCACCTTCGCGCCTGGACACGGAGATGTTTCGCGCTCTTGAACGCGCCCAGGCGCGCGTCTTTCCTCAAGCGGTCACGCTCCCGGTCATGCTGACCGGAGCAACCGATTCGGCGCAGCTTCGCGCCCGAGGCGTTCAGGCCTATGGCCTGGGCAGCCTCGTGAGCGACCGCGATCGAGCATCCGTGCACGGCAACGACGAACGCATCTCGATCGCCGGATTGGGACGATTTGTCGAGTTCCTCTACTGGGCGGTTGTGGACGTTGCGGCTGCCCGATGAGTCCGTGCCCGACGGAGCCCCTGGCCGCGGTCGTTCTCAAACGAGGCTCACGATGAAAGCATACATTGAAACGGGAGACACGGTCCTGCTTTATTCTCCCGACCGGAAGACGTATCTCATCACGGTGACCGAGACGGGATCGCTCGGAACCCATCTCGGCGAAGTGCGTCATCGCGATCTTCTCGGCAGGCGCTACGGGGAAGGCGTGTGGAGTTCGTCGGGAAAGCTCTTTGTCATCCTGGAGCCGACGATTGAAGATCGGATGATGAAGGTCAAACGGCTGACGCAGATCATTTATCCCAAGGATGCCGCTTTGATTCTTCTGAAGACGGGCATCCATGCCGGTATGCGCGTGATCGAATGCGGAGCCGGATCCGGCGCGTCCACGCTGGCGCTGGCGACGGCGGTAGCTCCCTCGGGCCGCGTCTACGTTTACGATCGCGAGGAAAAATTCCTGGAAAATGCCCGGCAGAACGTCCTTCGCGCCGGCCTCGGAGACGTGGTGGAGTTCAAGCTCCGCGATGTCAGCCAGGGATTTGACGAAGACGAGGTTGACGTCGTGCTCCTCGACTTGCCGTCGCCCTGGGAAGGAGTCCCGGCGGCGGCACGCGCGCTGCGGGGCGGCGGTCGGTTGGCCTCCATCTCCCCGACCTATAATCAAATTGAGCGTATGGTCGGGACGCTGGAATCATCCGGTTTTGTCATGATTGAGACAGTGGAGGTTCTTTTGCGTCATCTTCTCGTGCGGGCGGGCAAGACGCGACCCTTCGAACGGATGGTCAGCCACACGGGATTTTTGACCTTCGCCCGGCGGGCGCTCGTGCCCATCATCGAAGAAGAAGAAAGACGCGAGGAGACTGGCCATGACGAACCCTTCAGCGATTGATCGTCTGGTCCGAGCGGGAAGTTACGCGTTGAATCGTCTGACGGGATTCATCGTCCGTCTCAATCCCGATGTCCGCAAGCCTCTGGTCCGGCGGATGTATCACCTGGTCAACCTTCTCGACACAGCCGGTGACATGCTGTTTATGAACTACGGTTATGCGCCGCTCGATCCGGGCGAACAGGGACTGGAGCTTCGAGCGGAAGACGAAGCGAATCGCTACTGCATACAGCTTTATCACCGGGTGGCGGGAGCGGTTGATCTCCGGGGCAAAGACGTTCTGGAAGTCGGCTGCGGTCGGGGTGGAGGGGCGTCTTTCATCCTGCGGTATCTCGGACCGCGTTCGCTCGTCGCCGTGGATTTCTCCTGGCATGGGATTCGCTTCGCTCATCGGTGGCATCGTCTCGACGGACTCGCCTTCGTGCAAGGTGATGCTGAGGCCCTGCCGTTTCCCCCGGAATCCTTCGATGCCGTGGTCAATGTCGAGTCCTCCCATTGCTATCCGTCCATGGAGCGATTTCTCCAGGAAGTTGTCCGCGTGCTCCGACCACAGGGCCACTTCCTCTTTGCCGATCTGCGTCACCGCGATCAGGTGGAGACGCTGCGTCATCAGGTGAAACAATCCGGCCTGAGAATCTGCCAGGAGGAATTGATCACGCCGCAGGTCGTGCGGGCGCTGGAGCTGGACAGCGATCGCAAAAACGCCCTCATCCGGAAGAAAGTCTTTCCCCTCGCGCGACCGGCCGTGCGAGAATTTGCCGCCGTGAAGGGCAGTCAGGGGTACGAATTTTTCCGCTCCGGGACGTGGCAATATCTCCGTTTCGTCCTCCAAAAAGCTTGAGGCCTCGATGAGAAAGCTCGCCCTTGCTTGTCTCCCGGGCCTGAATCTCGTCACGACGTTTTTGGTTTCACTTCCTGCTTCGTCTCTCTGGCCGCACCGTGAAGGGAGACCCTCAAAGAGCCACGCCGTCCCGTCCAAGCACGGTCTGATCTGCTCCTTTTGCCCCAGGCAAGTTGAGTTTTGCTTGACAAGACCCATCGGGATCATTACCTTTGGCAATCAGAATGACGGTGCGGGAGTAAGGAGGATCGAAGATGATTCACCGTCCCCGAATTCAAGGGCTGAGGCTCGCTCTCGCTCTGGCCAGCGTCGAACTGGTATTCCTCTCGGCGGTCCTGGCTCAGATGCCGACCGGGGCTATTCGCGGCACTGTCAGCGATCCCCAGGGAGCCGTCATTCCCAATGCGGTGGACACGGTCGTCAGCAAGGCCACCGGGGAGAGTCGGCGCGTGACCACCACTGCCGATGGAAGCTATACGGTCGAGAATTTAATGCCTGGAGTCTACGAAGTCACCGCCGAGTTCCAGGGATTTGCCCCGCAGGTACGACAGGTGACGGTTCAGGTGGGGACGATCACCTCGAGTGATTTCTCGCTTCAGGTCAACAGCCAGAGCGAGACAATTGAAGTCCAGGCTGATCCTCCCCTCATTGATGCGGTCAATTACAAGATCGCCGGCGTCATCACCCGCGAGCGCATTGACGCTTTGCCGCTCAACGGACGGAATTTTTTGCAACTGGCGGCGCTGGAGCCCGGCGTCTCGGTATCGGTCTCCAATCCCGGACAGAACAACAATCTCTTTAACGTGTCCATCGGAGGGGCTCCGGCCAGTTTGACCCGGATCACCGTGGACGGCGGCAGCGTGGTGGATTATGTCACCGGCGGCGCCGCTCAGAATTTTTCCACCGAAACGATTCAAGAGTTCCAGATCGCCACGTTTAATTTCGACCTGTCTACCGGCGTGACCTCGGTGGGAGCTGTGAATATTGTCTCGCGGATGGGCAGTAACGAGCTTCACGGGACGGTCTTCGCCTTCTACCGCGATCACAACATCGCGGCTTATCCCACACTCAAGCGGAACGAGCGAGCGCCGGATCCGTTTTTCCGTCGCGCGCAGTATGGAGGGTCGCTGGGAGGTCCGTTGAAGAAAGATCGCGCCTTTTTCTTCGGCAATGTCGAGTGGCTCAATCAACGGGCAGCCGTCTCGACGGTTCATACCGGCTTCCCGGGCTTCAGCCAGTTCGACACGATCACCACCAGTCCCTACGACGGCGTCCTGGTCAATGCGCGCACGGACTTTCGCCTGAAGGAGCGACACACGCTCTTTGTCCGCTACAGTCACGACCGCAATGATACGTTCGCTCCCGATGATGTGAATACGTTGCCCTCGAACTGGCGGGTCAACCGCAATCGCGATCACAACGCGCAGATCGGCATCATCAGCCTCCTGCGCACGAACCTCATCAACGACTTTCGCTTCAACTATCAGCGGATCAACAATCGGAGCACCTTGCCGACGGCGCGAGAATGTCCGCCCGATACGCTCCCGTGCATGGGGCTGGGCGGGCCGCAGATTCGCGTCGTGGGCAGCAACCTCATTCTCGGAAACAGCTACAACGCGCCGCAGCATCGGGAGATGGACCGCTATCAGAGCACCAACAACATCTTCTGGCAAAAAGGGGCGCATAACCTGCGGTTCGGCGGCGAATGGGATTTCGGCTATGGGAAGGGAAGCTGGGCCTTTTTCGATCCGGCGCTCATCGCCGTGCATGATCCGCGCATCGTGCAACTGGTCAATTCAGGCGTGGCCGTGGCGCCGCTGCCGGGTCGGGTGAAACAAGCTCTGACGCTCGCTCTGCCGCCGGCGTTCACCGTGCCGGGCGCGACGATCACCCTGGCGGATCTGCTGCAACTTCCGCTGGCGGTGGCATTTGTCGGCGTCGGCGATCCGTCTCAACCGCCTCCTTTCAATGCCCGTCGGGCGCGACGCAACCACCGGCTGCGATTCTACGGGCAGGATTCCTGGCGGGTGCGACGGGGATTCACCCTGAGTTTTGGCTTCTCCTATCAACTGGAGAACAATCTCCTCAATCACGACCTGCCCAAGCCGGCGTTGCTCGGTCCGCTGCTTGGGCGACTCGATCCACCGGGAAAGGATGTGAACAATCTGGCTCCGGCCCTGGGGTTCGCCTGGGATGTGGGGGCACGGGGAAAGACCGTCATTCGCGGCGGCGCCGGTCTTTACTATGACACGGTGCTCATCGGAACGCGCCTGACTGAGCGAGCCTTCATCGGTCCGCTGGGAAACGGTCGGACGCTTCTCACGGGAGCTTTCTTCCAGAATCCGATCCCTTTCCCGCAGATTGCGGGATTGCCCTCACCGCTCGATCAGATCAATCCTCCCCTGGGCGCACCGCTCAATTTCACGAGCATCCCCACCAAGTTCACCGGTCGCCATTTCCTCGATGTGCTGGCCAGTCAACTGCCGCAGATTCGCGCTCAGCTCGAAGCCCTGGGGCGAGCGGGGTTGACCAACATTGACTTCTTCAAGACGGGGACCGATCTGCTCGATCCCTCGATGCAGGTCCCTTACTCGGAGCAATTCAGTCTGGGTGTGCAGCGGCAGTTACCTCATCAGATGGCCCTGTCGGCGGACATCGTGCTGCGCAAGCGCGTACACACGCTCTTTCAGACGGACCGCAATCTCTACAATCGGGTGGAGCGGCTCGGCGGCCCGATCATCCGTCGCTGTCAGGGAGCCGAGGCGACGGATCCTTCCGTGAAATGCTCCAATGGTCCCATCAGTATCTACCAGACGAGCGGACGCGAAGAGTATAAGGCTCTACTCGTCAAGCTCGACAAACGATTTTCCCACCGCTATCAGTTCACCGCCTCCTATGCGCTGTCGAGCCTCACCGGGTTTTTCCCCCGCGAGGATCTCACCGACTGGTTCCGCCATCACGGGCCGCTGGACGTGGATGCCCGGCATCGGTTCAGTTTCAGCGGGATCGTTGATCTGCCGCGGGGATTTCAGTTGTCGCTCATCGCCGTGTATGCCAGTCGTCCACCGCTCAACGCCCGGCTGCCGGCGACCTACGATCTCAATGGCGATGGCACCTTCGGCGATACGCTCCCCGGATTGCCGATCAATTCTCTCGGACGGGGCACGTCCAAGAGCGATCTGATGGCCCTCGTTCGGCGCTTCAACGAAACTCTCGCCGGAACGAAAGATGCGGCGGGCGCAACCCTTCCCTTCCTTGTTCTGCCGCCCCGGTTCGACTTCAACGATACGTTTCAGACGCACGATGTCCGGCTGTCGAAGACCTTCGCCCTGCGCGAACGATACAAGTTCCAGGTGCTGGTCGAAGTTTTCAATCTCTTCAACATCTCGAATCTGGGCGGTTATAGCTCGCAACTGGATTTCACGTCCGACCCGCAGACGCCGCCCGGCGTCTTCGCTTTCGGTCAGCCCACGCTCAAAGCGAGTCAGGTCTTCGGTCAAGGGGGAGCCCGCGCCGTTCAGTTCGGTGCCCGGATCAGTTTCTAATCCCTGCGAGGCCACGACGCTGTCACGGATCGAACGGTCAGCGCAGCAGAAGGGGAAATGCCCGTCACTCTCTCTGGTGGTCGGGGCGGGCGGATTTGAACCGCCGACCTCTTGCTCCCAAGGCAAGCGCGCTCGACCAGGCTGCGCCACGCCCCGACAATTGCGGCTCCTAATCTACGAGACGCCGAGCGAGCTTGTCAAACGTACCTGCCGGGAACACCTGCTTTTTGCCGGAGGCCGAAGCGGTCACCCCGCCGGTGATCGTCTGAACGGCGATGAGGAACAGGCGCCGTCAACAGAGGGGCCATCGGTCGTGGCATTAACTGCGTCGAAAACCCTGGTCCGAGCGCATCTTCAACGCCCCATCCGCGTTCACGTCCACATTTGGCAAGCCAGTTTGACCTCCGGCTGTCTTCTGGAGGCCGCCAGGACATCCTCTCTCTTTGCTTGCGGCTCTCTTCGATCTGCCTTGGCCTTCGCGTTGCTGTCCTGATCCCTGTCCGGTCGGAAGTCGGTTGAGGCGAAAGCGTCACGCTTCTGCTTTGACCTTTCGCTGCATCTGGAACATCTCGATGATTTCGCCCACGGTGTTGGCATCTTCGGGGTTTTTGTCCTCGCGGATCCAGCCGACGATGCGCGGGAAGCGCAGCGCGTAACCGGGTTCATCATCGTGCTTGCCGCAGGTATGGACGGGCGATTTGGTGATCTCATCGGCCAGCACGGTGACGACGTAGCGGGGTTCCACCCAGACATCGGGTTCGATGAGCGAATCCACGCGTGCCGGACGGTGGGCGACGCGCACGCCATCGAGTAGTTCGCGTATCCGCACCCAGTTCTCTTCGCTCAATCCGCTGCCGATTTTAGCCACCGTCTTGAAGGTATCACTCTGCCGATCATAGACGGCACCGAGCAAAGCCCCGATGCCGAATTTCGCCCTCATGCCTCGTCCGCGAAAGTAGCCGACGAGAACGACGTCAACCGTATCGCTGAGTTCGCCTTTGTACGAACGCTTCAGCTTGATCCAGTGAAATCCCCGGGCGCCAGCCTGATAGGGCGCATCGAGTTTCTTCGCCACGATGCCCTCCAGCCCGCGGGCGATGTTCTCCTCGAAAAACCGTTCGATCTCCCGGGGATCATCGGTGATGATCTGTTCGGCCAGGCGAATGCGCTCGCCGGCAAGGATGAGGTGTTCGAGCGCCTGACGCCGGTTCAGGTAGGGATGAGGGGTGTAATCGGTTCCATCGGCATAGAGGAGATCGAAGGCGTAGAGCACGAGCGGATATTCCCGCGCCATCTCCTCGACGCCGTGCTTGCGCTTGCGCTGGACCGTGACCTGGAAGGGATAGAGTTCGCCGGTCTCTTCGTTGATCGCCAGGGCCTCGCCTTCAAAGATGGCCTCGCGCGCCCGAATCTGCTGACGAACCCCTTCGATGATCTCGGGGAACATCGGGGTCGTGCGTTCGAGATTGCGGGAGAAAGTCTCCACCGTCTCTCCGCGCTTGTGAATTTGCAGGCGGAAGCCGTCGAGCTTCACCTCGACGGCGCAGCGACCGATTTTCTTGATGATCTCTTCGGCGGTGGGGAGTCGTTCGGCAGCGGCCATGCGAATGGGATTGCCGACCTGTACGTGAAAATCGCGGATGCCTCGCTCCCCTTTCTGGAAGAGCGTCCGGGCCACCAGGCCGAGATCGGAACAGAGGTTGTAGGCTCGTTCCAGTTCGGGGCGAAAGCTACGATCTCCTTTGAACGCCTTCGAGAGGGAATCAAGAATGGTGGGATCGCCGATCCCCAGGCGCAATCGTCCCATGACGAAGCGGGCGATATAGCGGGCTTCCTTGGGCGAGCAGGCGCTGAGCAGATCGGCCAGCCGGCGAATTTTTTTCTCCACGCTGCCTTCGCCTGACGTTTGGGCGATGGCCAGCAATTCGTCATAAACCGTCGTCACATCGAGGCGTTTGCCCCGGGCCCCTGCGCCTCGATGCTTCACCAGAAGCTGTTCGATGACCAGTCCCGGATCACCGAGCTTTTTGTAAAGTTCGGCCACCCGCGCTTCGTTTTCTTCGGTCGCCGAGGCGATGGCGCGCAGGATGAGCTTCTCGGCCATGCCGATCTCGATCCCTCGAAACGAGGGCGCCAACTGTTCCTGGCAGAGATAGACGACCTTGTCAATCTCGTCGCTGTCGGCTTCCTGAAACAACCGACTGAGAATATCGAACATCTCCAGCCGCTTGGTCGTCGCCTCCAGTTGTTCAAAATAATCGGCCAGGCGCGCAAATTTCATTTTTTTTCGACTCCGTGAGGAGACCGCCATGCGGTGCGGTCTCGCCTCGGTTCGACGCGGGTGACTTACTTCACCCGCTCGAAGGTAATGCTGGTGATTCTCACGGGATCAATCGGCTTATCATTGGCATCTCGCTTGACGGTTGAGATTTTGTTGGCCACAGCCTGACCTTCGACGACCTGTCCGAAGATCGTGTGTTTGCCGTTGAGGTGCGGTGTGGCAGCCACGGTGATGAAGAACTGACTCCCGTTGGTGTTCGGTCCGCGATTGGCCATGGCCAGCCGTCCCGGACGATCAAATTTCAATGTCGGTCGGATCTCGTCTTCAAAGGTGAATCCCGGCGAGTAGCGTCCGGTGGCCGTCGGATCACCGGCCTGAATCATGAACCCGGGGATGACGCGGTGAAATTGAATGCCGTCATAGAAGCGACCCTTGATCATCCGTCCGGTGCGCGGCGAGAGGTAGGCTTTTCGTCCCTCGGCCAGGTCCATGAAGTTGGCGACGGCCTTCGGCGCCTCCTTCTCGAAAAGCTGGCAGACGATGGTTCCCATCGTCGTGTTGATGATTGCATAGAGTCCGGGAGCGCGTTTAGCCGGAGCCGAAGACGGTTTGGCTTTTTGCTCTCCGGCATCCACCGGACGGTGCAGCGCAGGCGTTCCCGCTTGTGTCGTCACGCAGAAAGTCATCACTGCTCCGAGCACGAAGGTGGAAACGGTTTTTCGTCTCATAAATCCCTCCGAAAATCACCACGGATGGACACGGATCGTCTCGCCGCTCCGTCTCCCTCCGCGTTCTCATCATTTCAGAGTGGAAGCTTGCGCGACTTTCATTGAAATTTGAGTCCCTCCAGGACGATCTCGAAGGTCGAAATCACAGCTTGAGAGGGTACGGGATCAATCGTGACCTCGATGATCATGGATTCGTTGGGGCCGAGAGTCGGACGCCGCCGGGGAATGGGAGCCGCCAGCCGCTGGGCCACGGGCGTGTTGTTGAAATCGTAGACGACGCCTTTGACCTCCACGCCGGTCAACGTGCGCGGGCCTCGATTGGCCAGCAATCCCCGGAGAACGACGATCTTCTGCTTGAGCATATTCTCGGCCTGGACTCCTTCCTGCTTCTCGATGGTGACGAACTTTCGATACTGCTCGAATTCCGGTGATCCGGCGCGGAAAGCGTCGGCCAGAGGACGCTCAGGCTCGCCCGGGGCCACCGACGGCGTCTGCCGAGCGCTCCAGTACAAAATGGCGGCAATGACGGCGGCAAACGCAACAGCCGTGGCCGCGAGGATCTTGAGCTTCTGTCGCTTTTCGGCCTGTTCGATTGTCTCGATCGGCGATTCAAACATGATTCATTCCGGCAACTGGCTTCAACCTCTTACCTTATATCGTACTCCCGACAGGATGCGCAAGCCAGGCATCCCCTGGGAACAGAAAGGGGCGACACGCTTGAGCCGTTGCCAGAGGTCTGGAAGGAGCCCCGTAGGTTCATGATCTCGACATATCGCCACGAGTGAGAGGAGGGGCTTCTCGCAGCCTCACACCCGGAAAGAGTTTTCTACCGCTCCGGGAGCGTTCTCCACCAGGGTAGGAAAGCTCCGTTCGTGCGGTCCTGTCAGAAGCCGGGGGATCATCGCGAGGGGGAATCGCCCGAATGCTCACCTCCTGTTGGGAGCGGCATCGGGGGGATGGCCCAGGCGCACGAGAAGTTCTCGCACACGCTCGGCGTTGGGCGAGTTCGGATCGAGTTGCAAATAGCTCTTCCAGGCCGCGACCGCTTTGGGAACGTCACCCGCCTGCGCGTAGAGTTTCCCCAGGTAGAGATAAGCGAGCGCCTGCGGCTGCCCGTCGGCTTTGGTGCCGCGCACCAGGTGGGATTCGGCCTCCGTCGGCCGATCGGTTTCCAGCAGTGCAATTCCCAGGTGGACATGAGCCACTAGTAAATCCGGGCTCTTCTCCAGCACGCGCGTCAGGGGCTCGATGGCTTCTTGATGGCGATTGAGATAGTTCAGGCTGATGCCCAGATTCAGGAGCGGATGCAACGCCTCGGGGTCCTTCTCCAGCGCCTGACGCAAAAGCGATACCGCGGTTGCGTACTCCTTCTTTCCCATCTGCAACACGGCCAGCTCGTTGTAGGCGTTGACGAAGTTCGGATCCAGTTCGATGGCCCGGCGCAATTCTTTCTCGGCTTGCGCGAAGTTTTTCTTCTGGATGTGTCGCAACGCCTCCTCGTACAGCTTGAGCGCCTGTGGCGAGGGAGGATGAGCCAGCTCACGGGCGGAAACGACATTCGGAGGCTGGCGCGGTTCTTTCTCCAGCGGCAGGAGATTGACCGGAACGTATCCCCGGCTCGTGGCATAAAAACTGATGGTCGTTGTGGCGAAACTCCGACCGTCGCTCTCAATGGTGATCGTATACGACCTCAATGGAGCAAGCCCACGAATGATGAAGCGCCCTTGCCCATCGGTAAAATAAAACTGAGGCGGATCACGACCATCTTCCGGCGCAACGATGAGG
Protein-coding sequences here:
- a CDS encoding tRNA (adenine-N1)-methyltransferase, producing MKAYIETGDTVLLYSPDRKTYLITVTETGSLGTHLGEVRHRDLLGRRYGEGVWSSSGKLFVILEPTIEDRMMKVKRLTQIIYPKDAALILLKTGIHAGMRVIECGAGSGASTLALATAVAPSGRVYVYDREEKFLENARQNVLRAGLGDVVEFKLRDVSQGFDEDEVDVVLLDLPSPWEGVPAAARALRGGGRLASISPTYNQIERMVGTLESSGFVMIETVEVLLRHLLVRAGKTRPFERMVSHTGFLTFARRALVPIIEEEERREETGHDEPFSD
- a CDS encoding peptidylprolyl isomerase, with product MRRKTVSTFVLGAVMTFCVTTQAGTPALHRPVDAGEQKAKPSSAPAKRAPGLYAIINTTMGTIVCQLFEKEAPKAVANFMDLAEGRKAYLSPRTGRMIKGRFYDGIQFHRVIPGFMIQAGDPTATGRYSPGFTFEDEIRPTLKFDRPGRLAMANRGPNTNGSQFFITVAATPHLNGKHTIFGQVVEGQAVANKISTVKRDANDKPIDPVRITSITFERVK
- a CDS encoding M20/M25/M40 family metallo-hydrolase, which gives rise to MAALFRSKVSRRAKAVFVIVCLSFGLIQPAESRQAELGSAPDFAAARDEAVQILSDLIKIDTSNPPGNETKAAEYIKALLAREGIPAEIFEREPGRGNLVARLTGSGKKKPLLLMGHTDVVGVERDKWTVDPFGGVIKDGYVYGRGAIDDKGMLSACIEVFLLLHRRKIPLDRDVILLAEAGEEGTTSVGIDFMVEKHWEKIAAEYALNEGGWIYERDGAVLYVGVSTTEKVPRRIRLIARGTSGHGSMPRLDNAITHLAAAVAKIGQWQPPMRLNETTRLFFERLAMISPPAEATLYRALLDPARRAEAEATIQRTSILYNSMLRTSITPTIIRGGFRSNVIPAEAEATLDVRALPDEDITALVATLRQLINDPAVEVIPPPDRGRPVAPPSRLDTEMFRALERAQARVFPQAVTLPVMLTGATDSAQLRARGVQAYGLGSLVSDRDRASVHGNDERISIAGLGRFVEFLYWAVVDVAAAR
- a CDS encoding ATP-dependent DNA ligase, whose product is MKFARLADYFEQLEATTKRLEMFDILSRLFQEADSDEIDKVVYLCQEQLAPSFRGIEIGMAEKLILRAIASATEENEARVAELYKKLGDPGLVIEQLLVKHRGAGARGKRLDVTTVYDELLAIAQTSGEGSVEKKIRRLADLLSACSPKEARYIARFVMGRLRLGIGDPTILDSLSKAFKGDRSFRPELERAYNLCSDLGLVARTLFQKGERGIRDFHVQVGNPIRMAAAERLPTAEEIIKKIGRCAVEVKLDGFRLQIHKRGETVETFSRNLERTTPMFPEIIEGVRQQIRAREAIFEGEALAINEETGELYPFQVTVQRKRKHGVEEMAREYPLVLYAFDLLYADGTDYTPHPYLNRRQALEHLILAGERIRLAEQIITDDPREIERFFEENIARGLEGIVAKKLDAPYQAGARGFHWIKLKRSYKGELSDTVDVVLVGYFRGRGMRAKFGIGALLGAVYDRQSDTFKTVAKIGSGLSEENWVRIRELLDGVRVAHRPARVDSLIEPDVWVEPRYVVTVLADEITKSPVHTCGKHDDEPGYALRFPRIVGWIREDKNPEDANTVGEIIEMFQMQRKVKAEA
- a CDS encoding TonB-dependent receptor: MIHRPRIQGLRLALALASVELVFLSAVLAQMPTGAIRGTVSDPQGAVIPNAVDTVVSKATGESRRVTTTADGSYTVENLMPGVYEVTAEFQGFAPQVRQVTVQVGTITSSDFSLQVNSQSETIEVQADPPLIDAVNYKIAGVITRERIDALPLNGRNFLQLAALEPGVSVSVSNPGQNNNLFNVSIGGAPASLTRITVDGGSVVDYVTGGAAQNFSTETIQEFQIATFNFDLSTGVTSVGAVNIVSRMGSNELHGTVFAFYRDHNIAAYPTLKRNERAPDPFFRRAQYGGSLGGPLKKDRAFFFGNVEWLNQRAAVSTVHTGFPGFSQFDTITTSPYDGVLVNARTDFRLKERHTLFVRYSHDRNDTFAPDDVNTLPSNWRVNRNRDHNAQIGIISLLRTNLINDFRFNYQRINNRSTLPTARECPPDTLPCMGLGGPQIRVVGSNLILGNSYNAPQHREMDRYQSTNNIFWQKGAHNLRFGGEWDFGYGKGSWAFFDPALIAVHDPRIVQLVNSGVAVAPLPGRVKQALTLALPPAFTVPGATITLADLLQLPLAVAFVGVGDPSQPPPFNARRARRNHRLRFYGQDSWRVRRGFTLSFGFSYQLENNLLNHDLPKPALLGPLLGRLDPPGKDVNNLAPALGFAWDVGARGKTVIRGGAGLYYDTVLIGTRLTERAFIGPLGNGRTLLTGAFFQNPIPFPQIAGLPSPLDQINPPLGAPLNFTSIPTKFTGRHFLDVLASQLPQIRAQLEALGRAGLTNIDFFKTGTDLLDPSMQVPYSEQFSLGVQRQLPHQMALSADIVLRKRVHTLFQTDRNLYNRVERLGGPIIRRCQGAEATDPSVKCSNGPISIYQTSGREEYKALLVKLDKRFSHRYQFTASYALSSLTGFFPREDLTDWFRHHGPLDVDARHRFSFSGIVDLPRGFQLSLIAVYASRPPLNARLPATYDLNGDGTFGDTLPGLPINSLGRGTSKSDLMALVRRFNETLAGTKDAAGATLPFLVLPPRFDFNDTFQTHDVRLSKTFALRERYKFQVLVEVFNLFNISNLGGYSSQLDFTSDPQTPPGVFAFGQPTLKASQVFGQGGARAVQFGARISF
- a CDS encoding class I SAM-dependent methyltransferase → MTNPSAIDRLVRAGSYALNRLTGFIVRLNPDVRKPLVRRMYHLVNLLDTAGDMLFMNYGYAPLDPGEQGLELRAEDEANRYCIQLYHRVAGAVDLRGKDVLEVGCGRGGGASFILRYLGPRSLVAVDFSWHGIRFAHRWHRLDGLAFVQGDAEALPFPPESFDAVVNVESSHCYPSMERFLQEVVRVLRPQGHFLFADLRHRDQVETLRHQVKQSGLRICQEELITPQVVRALELDSDRKNALIRKKVFPLARPAVREFAAVKGSQGYEFFRSGTWQYLRFVLQKA
- a CDS encoding tetratricopeptide repeat protein, with product MKRLCYITVLVGWNLLLPSPPVQAQVSVQGQVFLPTGQPIQRVTRLIVAPEDGRDPPQFYFTDGQGRFIIRGLAPLRSYTITIESDGRSFATTTISFYATSRGYVPVNLLPLEKEPRQPPNVVSARELAHPPSPQALKLYEEALRHIQKKNFAQAEKELRRAIELDPNFVNAYNELAVLQMGKKEYATAVSLLRQALEKDPEALHPLLNLGISLNYLNRHQEAIEPLTRVLEKSPDLLVAHVHLGIALLETDRPTEAESHLVRGTKADGQPQALAYLYLGKLYAQAGDVPKAVAAWKSYLQLDPNSPNAERVRELLVRLGHPPDAAPNRR